From a region of the Vicia villosa cultivar HV-30 ecotype Madison, WI unplaced genomic scaffold, Vvil1.0 ctg.000602F_1_1_3, whole genome shotgun sequence genome:
- the LOC131629741 gene encoding F-box/FBD/LRR-repeat protein At3g14710-like: MDSIAIEAFGRRKHKLSKRQKSNKEGQDLTSNLPDHVIGHILSFLPTKEAIHTSVLSKRWMCLVTFITGLNFDDRDFKTIRKKSFIAFVDRALLHWNSGGFQSVSLALLDTYDASCIKKWISVVLNLRIKKLCVNLQNELAVSSDAFYKCRYLEELVLNRFAITVSSFVCLSSLTILKLSRTKITWDSSNESETLTLNFPALRKYETLDCSWSGVKSVTLQVPLLEVVSIKYTSNSRDSHVEIKFYAPRLTKFCYSGFVLDTILLDTDSLASADITLYNNKKSVQEIEMYVCKLLSINPESLKLCVCIKQFILAGSKDPFAAIPPFGLLSYLELNFVGCEYLLSILLKTPCLKTLVLKVIYFDGMLMNFATVPHCLLFTLKVLKFKKSVGHERGLSIAKYILENGQVLERINFCLCSQEAQEKVLSFKKSSCSVILEFSSEL, translated from the exons ATGGACTCCATTGCCATTGAGGCGTTTGGTAGACGTAAGCATAAGCTTTCTAAGAGGCAAAAATCCAACAAGGAGGGTCAAGACTTGACAAGCAACCTACCTGACCACGTTATTGGCcacattctttcttttcttccgACTAAGGAAGCAATTCATACCAGTGTTTTGTCAAAGAGGTGGATGTGTCTCGTGACATTTATCACTGGACTAAATTTTGATGACAGAGACTTTAAAACGATAAGGAAAAAAAGCTTTATAGCTTTTGTAGATAGGGCACTGCTTCATTGGAATAGTGGAGGCTTCCAAAGTGTTTCTCTTGCATTATTAGATACTTACGATGCTTCTTGTATTAAGAAGTGGATATCAGTGGTTTtaaatttgagaatcaaaaagcTTTGTGTCAATCTGCAGAATGAACTTGCAGTTTCCTCGGATGCCTTTTATAAATGCCGGTACTTAGAGGAATTGGTGCTGAATAGGTTTGCCATCACAGTTTCTTCCTTCGTTTGTCTGTCATCCCTAACGATCCTGAAGTTGTCTAGAACTAAAATTACTTGGGACTCCTCTAATGAGTCCGAAACGTTGACACTTAATTTCCCAGCTCTCAGAAAGTATGAGACATTAGATTGTTCTTGGTCAGGTGTGAAGAGTGTCACTTTACAAGTCCCTCTACTTGAAGTGGTTTCAATAAAGTATACTTCTAACTCTCGTGATTCACATGTTGAAATTAAGTTTTATGCTCCACGGCTTACAAAATTTTGTTATTCTGGTTTTGTATTGGATACCATTTTGTTAGATACAGACAGTTTAGCATCTGCTGATATTACTCTATATAATAATAAGAAGAGTGTGCAAGAAATTGAGATGTATGTTTGTAAACTTCTCAGTATTAACCCAGAAAGTCTAAAGCTGTGTGTTTGCATTAAGCAG TTCATCCTTGCAGGATCGAAAGATCCTTTTGCAGCTATTCCTCCATTTGGACTGTTGAGTTATCTAGAATTAAACTTTGTTGGCTGCGAATATTTATTAAGCATACTCCTAAAGACACCCTGCCTCAAGACTTTAGTTTTAAAG GTGATATATTTTGATGGAATGCTGATGAATTTTGCAACTGTGCCTCATTGTTTGCTATTTACTCTTAAAGTGCTGAAGTTTAAAAAATCTGTTGGTCATGAGCGAGGGTTAAGTATTGCcaaatatattttagaaaatgGTCAGGTATTGGAGAGGATTAATTTTTGCCTCTGTTCCCAGGAAGCTCAAGAGAA